One Fuerstiella marisgermanici DNA window includes the following coding sequences:
- a CDS encoding methionyl-tRNA formyltransferase has product MRIGWVGVHSEGIPALAAVCAAEYDVVGMLTLRRDKAERRCGSADYETICEDYDIPLHEVDNINDESSVTLLKSWNCDLLVVLGWGQILGPDVLNTARVGAVGAHASLLPHNRGSAPVNWAIIRGEQQTGNSLIWLSEGVDTGELIDQRAFPITPYDTCSTIYDEVAASNRDMLLDLCFRLEAGERPGEPQPHSDEDALPRRRPKDGLIDWNRRSKDIYNMVRALTRPYPGAFADLNGQTYHVWNTAMLPLPAAVALPGTVLGSVCCPDSSACGQLVATKDGAILLLEVEDKHGQVLRGRELSEQNWTARTRLRDAA; this is encoded by the coding sequence GTGCGAATTGGCTGGGTTGGAGTTCACTCGGAAGGCATTCCTGCGCTGGCGGCCGTCTGCGCGGCAGAATACGACGTTGTCGGCATGCTGACCCTGCGCCGCGACAAGGCGGAACGTCGCTGCGGTTCCGCGGACTACGAGACCATCTGCGAGGATTATGACATCCCGCTGCACGAAGTCGACAATATCAACGACGAGAGCAGCGTTACGCTTCTGAAGTCATGGAATTGTGATCTGCTGGTTGTGCTGGGCTGGGGCCAAATTCTCGGCCCGGACGTTTTGAATACTGCTCGCGTTGGAGCCGTGGGCGCTCACGCTTCGCTGCTGCCTCACAACCGAGGCAGTGCGCCGGTGAACTGGGCCATTATTCGCGGCGAACAGCAAACCGGGAATTCGTTAATCTGGCTGTCGGAAGGCGTCGACACTGGGGAACTTATCGATCAGCGAGCCTTCCCCATTACCCCCTACGACACGTGTTCGACAATCTACGACGAGGTGGCAGCGTCGAATCGAGACATGCTGCTGGATTTGTGTTTTCGTCTGGAAGCCGGTGAACGTCCCGGCGAACCGCAACCTCACAGTGACGAGGACGCGCTTCCGCGTCGACGCCCTAAAGATGGGTTGATCGACTGGAACAGACGCAGCAAAGACATCTACAACATGGTGCGAGCGTTGACGCGGCCATATCCCGGAGCGTTCGCGGATCTCAACGGTCAGACATATCACGTCTGGAATACCGCAATGTTGCCGCTGCCGGCGGCTGTCGCCCTGCCCGGTACGGTGTTGGGTTCGGTTTGCTGTCCGGACAGCAGTGCCTGCGGACAACTGGTTGCAACCAAAGACGGGGCGATCCTGTTGCTGGAAGTTGAGGACAAGCACGGCCAGGTGCTACGTGGGCGTGAATTGAGCGAACAAAACTGGACCGCCAGAACAAGACTGCGCGATGCGGCGTAG
- a CDS encoding glycosyltransferase family 39 protein produces the protein MPSTSSERQRNLVVVLLIVVLPFVVQAAYFNGGFYYDDDFHLDQCRLIDQGEISLSDYVTLPHGEHLIPLWKLMFYGCWSLFGDHSAGFHFFMSAFHVASALCLLVLLRTYVQHRAAAIAAILWAGAAVGGWDGPFLWIAASHLAVGVTFFLAAMLCLTRFSEHHDKRWAALMSLLLLTALLTMHALIVLTPVLVLQYLLFERRPNEEQAKRIRWVAALVVPCVILTVLHFTWVKPAIEKLDRPPTNLLAGLQMLGGGYAASSWNLVFWKGSAVLWGRVAGAAILAALLLRTSRNAQKVGLLFFSLSFCFSVLAYMARSGWDVDHVLMWGRYRYLPTLFWVVLLGLVLDRGLAHIAVHRPQIAKFAPASFLLLFVVAQCRIAAESANVFRQLSSESKHATAPDEKTQASVFGVTGINIDRSAALRIQCESRVIAET, from the coding sequence ATGCCCTCGACGTCCAGTGAACGACAACGGAACCTCGTTGTCGTCTTGCTGATTGTTGTGCTGCCGTTTGTTGTTCAGGCCGCCTACTTTAACGGCGGCTTCTACTACGACGATGACTTTCACCTGGATCAGTGCCGGCTGATCGATCAGGGCGAAATTTCGCTCAGCGATTATGTGACTCTGCCTCACGGTGAGCATCTGATTCCGCTGTGGAAGCTGATGTTTTACGGCTGCTGGTCACTGTTCGGTGACCATTCCGCCGGCTTCCACTTTTTCATGTCGGCGTTCCATGTCGCGTCGGCTCTGTGCCTGTTAGTGCTGCTGCGCACTTACGTCCAACATCGAGCGGCCGCAATCGCCGCCATTCTGTGGGCCGGCGCCGCCGTTGGAGGGTGGGACGGACCGTTTCTGTGGATTGCCGCGTCGCACCTCGCCGTTGGCGTGACGTTCTTTCTGGCGGCCATGCTTTGCCTCACGCGGTTCAGCGAACACCATGACAAACGATGGGCCGCACTGATGTCGTTGCTGCTGTTGACGGCGTTGCTGACGATGCATGCACTCATCGTGTTAACGCCTGTCCTCGTTCTGCAGTACCTGTTGTTCGAACGGCGGCCAAACGAAGAACAGGCAAAACGGATTCGCTGGGTGGCTGCTCTCGTTGTGCCGTGCGTGATTCTTACTGTGCTGCACTTTACCTGGGTTAAACCGGCGATTGAGAAACTCGACCGGCCACCGACCAATCTTCTCGCCGGTCTACAAATGCTGGGCGGCGGGTACGCAGCGTCTTCGTGGAACCTTGTGTTTTGGAAGGGGTCCGCCGTTCTTTGGGGGCGAGTCGCGGGGGCCGCAATTCTGGCGGCACTGCTGCTGCGAACCAGCCGGAACGCTCAGAAAGTCGGGCTGTTGTTCTTCTCACTATCCTTCTGCTTTAGCGTGCTGGCGTACATGGCTCGATCGGGCTGGGACGTTGACCACGTGCTGATGTGGGGGCGGTACCGGTACCTGCCGACGTTGTTCTGGGTGGTGCTGCTGGGGCTGGTACTGGACCGAGGACTTGCGCACATCGCCGTTCACCGGCCGCAGATTGCGAAGTTTGCTCCGGCAAGTTTCCTGTTGCTGTTCGTGGTGGCTCAATGCCGTATCGCGGCAGAATCGGCGAACGTCTTTCGCCAGCTTTCTTCAGAATCAAAACACGCCACCGCGCCGGATGAGAAAACTCAGGCGTCGGTTTTTGGCGTAACTGGGATCAACATTGACAGATCAGCGGCATTGCGGATTCAATGCGAGTCGCGTGTAATTGCAGAAACTTGA
- a CDS encoding NUDIX domain-containing protein: protein MQREAGRSYGPWQILKTTEAYRDPWLKVEFDDVVRPDGNPGTHSVVTIKPGVCVLAFQDDHVFLTEEFHYAVGRVTIEAVSGGREDDEPPLICAQRELAEELGIVADSWTELTTVDPFTASVVSPTTLFLATDLSFQDANPEGTEQIRCVKMTAREAFDAVCAGQITHTPSCIVILQHWIRRQLRYSVSR from the coding sequence ATGCAGCGCGAAGCGGGCCGTTCGTACGGACCATGGCAGATTCTGAAAACCACCGAAGCCTATCGAGACCCATGGCTGAAGGTGGAATTTGACGACGTGGTTCGACCGGACGGCAATCCGGGAACTCACAGCGTGGTCACAATAAAACCGGGCGTCTGCGTGCTAGCGTTTCAGGATGACCACGTCTTTCTAACCGAAGAATTTCACTACGCCGTTGGCCGAGTCACCATTGAAGCCGTCAGCGGCGGGCGCGAAGACGACGAACCGCCACTGATATGCGCCCAACGTGAACTGGCAGAAGAGCTGGGGATCGTGGCCGATTCGTGGACAGAGCTGACGACCGTCGACCCGTTTACGGCCAGCGTGGTGTCGCCGACGACCTTGTTTCTGGCGACGGACCTGAGCTTTCAGGACGCGAATCCGGAAGGCACCGAACAGATCCGCTGCGTGAAAATGACGGCTCGCGAAGCGTTCGACGCCGTGTGTGCAGGGCAGATTACCCATACGCCAAGCTGCATCGTGATCCTCCAGCACTGGATTCGGCGACAACTGAGATACAGCGTTTCACGCTGA
- the fhcD gene encoding formylmethanofuran--tetrahydromethanopterin N-formyltransferase, whose amino-acid sequence MPQLPTIDDTFAEAFPMVGTRLIITAIDLDMATLAALEFSGNASSVIGCDAEIAIERGLNESRTPDGRPGISVLAFAFNKKSLEKAVASRIGQNVLTCPTTACYSGLPEAPKDSCIKVGAQLRYFGDGFQISKKLGTRRYWRMPVMDGEFLCEDVFGTQKGIGGGNLLVCGRSQAETLAAVRAAATAINDLEDVIMPFPAGIVRSGSKVGSKYPQLKASTNDKWCPTLTGQTETELQDGEKCVYEIVIDGFSESAVANAMQVGLETVCAMPGVLRVSAGNYGGKLGPHHFHLHRLKEQI is encoded by the coding sequence ATGCCTCAGCTGCCGACGATTGACGATACGTTTGCCGAAGCCTTTCCCATGGTCGGCACACGCCTGATTATCACGGCAATCGATTTGGACATGGCGACGCTGGCCGCTTTGGAATTCAGTGGCAACGCCTCCAGCGTAATCGGCTGCGATGCTGAAATCGCAATCGAACGCGGCCTCAACGAATCGCGAACACCGGATGGCCGACCTGGCATCTCTGTGCTGGCGTTCGCCTTCAATAAGAAGTCGCTCGAAAAAGCGGTGGCCAGCCGCATCGGGCAAAACGTGCTCACGTGTCCCACCACCGCCTGCTATTCGGGCCTTCCAGAAGCGCCGAAAGATAGCTGCATCAAAGTGGGAGCTCAATTAAGGTACTTTGGCGACGGGTTTCAGATCTCCAAAAAACTGGGCACGCGACGGTACTGGCGGATGCCCGTGATGGACGGTGAGTTCCTTTGCGAAGACGTGTTTGGAACTCAGAAAGGAATCGGCGGCGGAAACCTCTTAGTGTGCGGACGGTCCCAGGCCGAAACGCTGGCTGCCGTGCGAGCGGCCGCAACGGCGATCAACGATCTGGAAGACGTGATCATGCCCTTCCCGGCAGGCATCGTTCGCAGCGGTTCGAAAGTCGGGTCGAAGTATCCTCAGCTAAAGGCCAGCACCAACGACAAGTGGTGCCCCACGCTAACCGGACAGACGGAGACCGAATTGCAGGACGGTGAAAAATGCGTCTACGAAATTGTGATCGACGGCTTTTCCGAAAGCGCCGTGGCGAACGCGATGCAAGTCGGGTTGGAAACCGTTTGCGCAATGCCAGGAGTATTACGAGTCTCTGCAGGGAACTACGGCGGCAAACTCGGCCCACACCACTTTCATCTGCACCGCTTGAAGGAGCAGATTTGA
- a CDS encoding inorganic pyrophosphatase, whose translation MKFPQPFYKWRPHPWHGLEVGPDPPRMVHAFIEISPFDLVKYEVDKVTGYLRVDRPQRTSSQPPALYGFIPRTYCGKRVAAMMPRAKRGDGDPLDICVLSERPITKSEIIINVRVIGGLPMVDDGEADDKIIGVLASDTIWSHVEDIDELPQAIVQRLRHYFTTYKVMPGDTSQTVSIDGIYDRAHAEKVIQAAMADYSDEFGEG comes from the coding sequence ATGAAGTTTCCTCAGCCGTTTTACAAATGGCGACCGCATCCCTGGCATGGCCTCGAAGTGGGCCCCGATCCGCCTCGAATGGTGCATGCATTTATCGAAATTTCCCCATTTGACCTCGTAAAATACGAAGTCGACAAGGTGACGGGTTACCTTCGAGTCGACCGGCCTCAACGCACGTCTTCGCAGCCGCCCGCTCTGTACGGTTTTATTCCAAGGACCTACTGTGGCAAGCGAGTGGCCGCAATGATGCCTCGAGCCAAACGAGGCGACGGTGACCCGCTGGACATCTGCGTGCTAAGCGAACGGCCGATCACAAAATCCGAAATTATCATCAACGTGCGAGTCATAGGCGGGCTCCCGATGGTGGATGACGGAGAAGCGGACGACAAAATCATCGGCGTTCTGGCATCCGACACCATTTGGTCACATGTCGAAGATATTGACGAACTGCCGCAGGCCATCGTGCAGCGATTACGCCACTACTTCACAACTTATAAGGTAATGCCGGGCGACACGTCTCAAACGGTTTCCATCGACGGTATTTACGACCGAGCCCACGCAGAAAAAGTCATTCAGGCCGCGATGGCCGATTACAGCGACGAATTTGGCGAAGGCTAA
- a CDS encoding DUF1559 domain-containing protein encodes MQSRRFTAASPKKRRGFTLIELLVVISIIATLMSLILPAIQNAREAGRRTQCLNNLRNVTVAALNFASSNKSRLPALGYFPTVSTGSGPARIMGRSWALEMLPYMDQQGTYDRWNKDAAFDAAPNLQLASTLYIEAFACPNDESAYVTPGGLSYVANAGFGDGVVITNNLAVPEHSFSAESMDWDGDGVVCDYLAGTYDPDDAKITQATGVFWPEFEVSGADTTGQQPQIVTATRNGSATVGKIYDGSGNTLMFGENLNAGGTNWADPRTRACGFMVPVDAATVNGTAAATSLQNIHNMIGIDASTSQRYPAFPNEAKTGPEGQRPYLNSNHPGIVVVSMCDGSARTISENIDESVYIKLITPNGTRLRNGIAVESPLSADQF; translated from the coding sequence ATGCAGTCACGTCGTTTCACAGCAGCGTCCCCCAAAAAACGACGCGGCTTTACTCTTATTGAATTGCTGGTGGTGATTTCGATCATTGCCACGCTGATGTCGCTGATTCTGCCCGCGATCCAGAACGCTCGCGAAGCAGGCCGACGAACTCAGTGTCTGAACAACCTTCGCAACGTCACCGTGGCGGCACTGAACTTTGCTTCGTCTAACAAAAGCCGACTGCCAGCCTTGGGATACTTTCCTACGGTAAGCACCGGTTCGGGCCCAGCGAGAATCATGGGCCGAAGCTGGGCATTGGAAATGTTGCCGTACATGGACCAGCAGGGTACGTATGACCGCTGGAACAAGGATGCGGCGTTTGATGCGGCGCCTAACTTGCAGCTCGCTTCCACCCTGTACATCGAAGCTTTTGCCTGCCCCAACGATGAATCTGCCTACGTGACTCCCGGTGGACTTAGCTATGTCGCAAATGCAGGATTTGGCGACGGTGTGGTGATTACCAACAATCTTGCCGTTCCCGAGCACAGTTTTTCTGCTGAGAGCATGGACTGGGACGGCGACGGCGTTGTTTGCGACTATCTTGCGGGCACCTACGATCCTGACGATGCCAAGATTACACAGGCGACCGGCGTATTCTGGCCAGAGTTTGAAGTTTCGGGCGCGGATACGACTGGACAACAGCCGCAAATTGTCACAGCTACTCGAAACGGAAGCGCCACGGTTGGCAAGATCTACGACGGCTCGGGTAATACGCTGATGTTTGGAGAGAACTTGAACGCCGGCGGCACCAATTGGGCCGACCCTCGGACACGAGCGTGTGGCTTCATGGTTCCTGTTGATGCCGCAACAGTAAATGGCACAGCAGCCGCAACCAGCTTGCAGAATATCCACAACATGATTGGAATAGACGCTTCGACGTCACAGCGTTATCCAGCATTTCCGAATGAAGCGAAAACCGGACCAGAAGGCCAACGGCCATATCTGAACTCCAATCACCCGGGAATCGTTGTCGTTTCGATGTGTGACGGATCTGCTCGAACGATTAGCGAAAACATTGACGAAAGCGTCTACATCAAGCTGATCACGCCAAACGGTACTCGACTTCGCAACGGCATCGCTGTTGAAAGTCCTCTGAGTGCTGATCAGTTCTAA
- a CDS encoding phosphoribosylformylglycinamidine synthase subunit PurQ — protein MTAPSICVLRAPGTNCDLETAHAFEMVGGKADRVHLFRLLENPALLKDYQVLCVPGGFSYGDDIGAGVIFSRQLRGQLNDAMREFLQADKLVLGICNGFQVILKAGLLMRRDVDTAEDRKFEDSVTLTWNNSGRYIDRWVRLKVTSSNSAFLKDMDEFEVPIAHAEGRVAIANDETLSELRSAGQLALCYWNDKATTLAAASGDPTDIGILDEPDNPNGSVANIAGLSDSTGRVLGLMPHPERFLFATQHPQWTRRKLTGDGQGLQIFRNAVEYFG, from the coding sequence ATGACTGCTCCTTCAATTTGCGTACTTCGCGCTCCAGGAACAAACTGCGACCTCGAAACCGCTCATGCGTTTGAAATGGTGGGCGGAAAGGCGGATCGAGTTCATCTGTTTCGCCTGCTTGAGAACCCTGCTCTGCTTAAAGATTACCAGGTCCTTTGCGTCCCCGGCGGATTCAGCTACGGCGACGATATTGGAGCAGGTGTGATCTTCTCGCGGCAGCTTCGCGGCCAGCTGAATGACGCCATGCGGGAATTTCTGCAGGCCGACAAACTGGTGTTGGGCATCTGCAACGGCTTTCAGGTCATTCTGAAAGCTGGTCTGCTGATGCGTCGCGATGTCGATACGGCGGAAGACCGTAAATTCGAAGACAGCGTGACTCTGACATGGAATAACAGCGGCCGCTACATCGACCGTTGGGTCCGGCTAAAGGTCACGTCGTCCAACAGCGCTTTTCTGAAGGATATGGACGAGTTCGAAGTTCCGATCGCTCATGCCGAAGGTCGTGTTGCTATTGCGAACGACGAAACTCTGAGCGAACTGCGATCCGCTGGCCAGCTTGCGTTGTGCTACTGGAACGACAAAGCCACGACGCTGGCCGCAGCATCTGGTGATCCGACAGATATCGGCATTCTGGACGAACCAGACAATCCAAACGGATCGGTTGCGAACATCGCCGGCCTGTCTGATTCGACAGGGCGAGTGCTTGGCTTGATGCCTCACCCGGAACGATTTCTGTTCGCGACTCAACACCCACAGTGGACTCGACGGAAGCTGACAGGCGACGGTCAGGGCCTGCAGATTTTCCGGAACGCGGTTGAGTACTTTGGCTAA
- a CDS encoding YgfZ/GcvT domain-containing protein has product MNSTQFLETLQALNPVLGTSSEGGAFVEHFGNLASELDALESSAVVCPISQLRRIRVSGNDRAKYLHNFCTNNIKELAQGHVCEAFFTDVKAKIIAHGLIAATDECHEIWTLTDDEQPLVNHLNRYIITEGVAIESDADEVSFFALLGPEAPAMLKASGIAEDSNAAAGTCSQSPAATVIHVAWNETPTVLLATHEPQELWNKLLAAGAVPSGQTIFEHQRIREGFPVVGVDVSSDNLAPEANRVAQAISYTKGCYLGQEPIARIDAMGHVNRKLFRCNAVQTADAESPSDLPKITSHSTATADRFPALIMLPVKQSRSDQPIHAVCGDGQVVVIELCK; this is encoded by the coding sequence ATGAATTCCACTCAATTCCTCGAAACCCTGCAGGCACTCAACCCGGTGCTAGGCACGTCCTCCGAAGGCGGCGCGTTCGTTGAGCACTTCGGAAACCTCGCAAGCGAACTCGATGCGCTCGAATCGTCAGCCGTCGTCTGCCCCATCTCCCAGTTGCGCCGCATTCGCGTCTCGGGGAATGATCGAGCGAAGTATTTGCATAATTTCTGCACGAACAACATCAAAGAACTCGCACAGGGGCACGTGTGTGAAGCCTTCTTCACCGACGTGAAGGCGAAGATTATCGCTCATGGCCTGATCGCGGCGACGGACGAATGCCACGAAATCTGGACACTGACCGACGACGAACAGCCGCTGGTCAATCACCTCAACCGCTACATCATCACCGAAGGTGTGGCCATCGAATCAGACGCGGACGAAGTTTCGTTTTTCGCGCTTCTAGGGCCTGAGGCACCAGCCATGCTGAAAGCGTCCGGCATCGCGGAAGACAGCAACGCTGCGGCGGGGACTTGCTCACAGTCGCCAGCCGCAACCGTCATCCATGTCGCGTGGAATGAGACACCAACCGTACTGCTGGCAACGCATGAACCGCAAGAACTGTGGAATAAGCTGCTGGCAGCCGGTGCTGTTCCGAGCGGCCAGACAATTTTCGAGCACCAACGTATTCGGGAAGGGTTTCCCGTCGTCGGCGTTGATGTTTCCAGTGACAATCTGGCACCGGAAGCCAATCGAGTTGCACAGGCGATTTCCTATACGAAGGGGTGTTACCTCGGGCAGGAACCCATCGCCCGCATCGACGCTATGGGGCACGTGAATCGCAAACTGTTTCGCTGCAATGCGGTGCAGACAGCCGATGCTGAAAGCCCTTCGGACCTGCCGAAGATTACTTCGCACTCCACGGCCACTGCTGATCGATTTCCCGCGCTCATCATGCTGCCCGTCAAGCAGTCGCGAAGCGATCAGCCAATTCACGCCGTCTGTGGCGATGGCCAGGTCGTTGTTATCGAACTGTGCAAATAG
- a CDS encoding DUF5658 family protein, which produces MPKRQKTGLQFETELSWFILVGALDVFMTYLILRYSAEQRTHNVMIEGNPIARWVLHRWGMQGMVIFKFLMIAVVATIAEVVGKVRPSVGRGLLVLGTLVVGGVVVYSFLLLQRNLL; this is translated from the coding sequence ATGCCGAAACGTCAAAAGACGGGGCTTCAATTCGAAACGGAATTGAGCTGGTTCATACTCGTGGGGGCTCTCGACGTATTCATGACGTACCTGATTCTGAGGTACAGTGCTGAACAACGGACTCACAACGTCATGATTGAAGGCAACCCGATCGCTCGCTGGGTGCTGCATCGTTGGGGCATGCAGGGCATGGTGATCTTCAAGTTTCTTATGATCGCAGTCGTGGCCACCATTGCTGAGGTGGTTGGCAAAGTCCGCCCTAGCGTCGGTCGTGGCTTGTTGGTATTGGGAACGCTGGTAGTCGGAGGCGTCGTGGTCTACAGCTTTCTGCTGCTGCAACGGAATCTGCTTTGA
- a CDS encoding RNA polymerase sigma factor yields the protein MPASESDKALVKRIRSGEGEAWQACIDQFEGRLLAFARSRLNDQSSAEDIVQETFMGFLKALPNYDDSTPLESFLFSIASHKLIDAMRRIGRRPTVPLLLQDSAGGVRREPSGGGRAASSMMRSHEKSFAESAVVEACLADLISDFKQSGAWERLQCVELIFVLGWANKDVARRLGTTEQAVANHKFFVVSKLKESAKKARLQNVNLDGMGLE from the coding sequence ATGCCCGCTAGTGAATCGGACAAAGCCCTCGTTAAACGAATCCGGAGCGGTGAAGGCGAAGCATGGCAGGCATGCATTGATCAGTTTGAAGGGCGGTTGCTGGCCTTCGCTCGCAGCCGTTTAAACGACCAGTCATCGGCTGAAGACATCGTGCAGGAAACCTTCATGGGCTTTCTAAAGGCACTGCCTAACTACGATGACAGCACGCCGCTGGAATCATTTCTGTTTTCCATCGCGTCGCACAAATTGATCGATGCCATGCGGCGCATCGGGCGGCGTCCAACCGTCCCGCTGCTGCTACAGGATTCTGCCGGCGGCGTCCGGCGCGAACCCAGCGGAGGTGGCCGGGCGGCTTCCAGCATGATGCGAAGTCACGAAAAGTCGTTTGCCGAATCGGCGGTTGTGGAAGCCTGTCTGGCAGACCTGATTTCTGATTTTAAGCAGTCAGGCGCCTGGGAGCGGCTGCAATGTGTTGAACTGATCTTCGTGCTGGGCTGGGCGAACAAAGACGTCGCCAGACGCCTCGGCACCACAGAACAGGCCGTCGCTAATCACAAGTTCTTCGTCGTTTCCAAGCTGAAAGAGTCCGCCAAGAAGGCGCGGTTGCAGAATGTGAATCTTGACGGCATGGGCCTGGAATAG
- a CDS encoding SGNH/GDSL hydrolase family protein produces MLKRRKRLFRLMAVVLGLLVFPVAEVLCQLAGWGAVATSTNAFSEFAGVRPLFEKSDDGERFVVAKNRRAFFAEEFFPARKPVNTRRIFVFGGSTVQGRPYSIPTAFTTFLKIGLQHADPSVNWEVVNCGGVSYASYRLLPILKESLNHKPDLFIVCTGHNEFLECLTYGEVRTASPVVKTGYGLLRDFHSFRVLQRALQPSQEPGNASPSAVLPEEVDAILDHHGGLEAYTRESLSRSEIVSAFADNLKHMVALAAAENIPLMIMQPPSNLRDCPPFKSQFAANTTLETQAQIEALLSTASDHMQHHKDKAVALLKEVVALDDEFAFSWYQLGQAYLSVNRPDDAAAALVRARDEDICPLRMTSELEGVMKRIVAEHSVPFIDLHQQMAGLCRDSIVGDSVLVDHIHPSFRSNQLIALGIIRWMHDAGCANVLSNDWQPAAETAFQEHLLSLDDLYFLRGRRTRQSLAAWTQGRADGPPLSRSSKMAPPVAE; encoded by the coding sequence ATGTTGAAACGCCGCAAACGTCTGTTCCGCCTGATGGCCGTGGTGCTGGGGCTATTGGTCTTCCCGGTCGCGGAGGTCCTGTGCCAACTGGCGGGCTGGGGAGCGGTTGCCACCTCGACGAACGCGTTCTCTGAATTCGCTGGCGTGCGCCCGCTGTTCGAAAAATCGGACGACGGCGAGCGATTTGTTGTGGCGAAGAACCGGCGAGCCTTCTTTGCTGAAGAATTTTTTCCAGCTCGCAAGCCGGTTAACACGCGGCGGATTTTTGTGTTTGGCGGATCGACCGTGCAGGGGCGACCGTATTCGATTCCAACGGCCTTCACTACGTTTTTGAAGATCGGTCTACAGCACGCGGACCCGTCGGTGAATTGGGAAGTCGTCAACTGCGGCGGCGTGTCCTACGCCAGCTACCGTTTGTTGCCGATTCTGAAAGAATCACTGAACCACAAGCCAGACCTTTTCATTGTGTGCACGGGACACAACGAGTTTCTTGAGTGTCTGACGTACGGAGAAGTTCGGACCGCGTCGCCTGTCGTGAAAACAGGCTACGGCTTGCTGCGAGATTTTCACAGCTTTCGAGTGTTGCAGCGCGCACTTCAACCTTCTCAGGAGCCAGGTAACGCATCGCCATCGGCAGTGCTGCCGGAAGAAGTCGACGCCATTCTTGATCACCATGGTGGTTTGGAAGCGTACACTCGCGAATCGCTAAGTCGATCTGAAATCGTGAGCGCCTTTGCAGACAACCTGAAGCACATGGTCGCACTCGCCGCCGCCGAAAACATCCCGTTAATGATCATGCAGCCACCGTCAAATCTTCGGGACTGCCCTCCGTTTAAGTCGCAGTTTGCGGCGAACACAACTCTGGAAACTCAGGCGCAGATAGAGGCGTTGTTGTCGACCGCCAGCGATCACATGCAGCATCACAAAGACAAGGCTGTTGCGCTGCTAAAGGAGGTTGTTGCTTTGGATGATGAATTCGCGTTTTCGTGGTACCAGCTGGGTCAGGCTTACCTAAGCGTCAATCGGCCTGATGATGCGGCAGCGGCTCTTGTGCGAGCTCGCGACGAAGACATCTGTCCGTTGCGGATGACGTCTGAACTTGAAGGCGTGATGAAGCGGATCGTGGCAGAGCACAGTGTTCCATTCATTGACTTGCATCAACAGATGGCCGGGCTCTGCCGCGACAGCATCGTGGGGGACTCAGTGCTGGTTGACCATATCCATCCGTCGTTTCGCAGCAACCAATTGATTGCTCTGGGGATCATTCGTTGGATGCACGACGCGGGCTGCGCGAATGTGTTGAGCAACGATTGGCAGCCAGCGGCTGAGACGGCCTTTCAGGAGCACTTGCTGTCGTTGGACGATCTCTACTTCCTGCGTGGTCGGCGTACACGACAATCGCTTGCAGCGTGGACGCAAGGCCGAGCCGACGGGCCACCACTGTCGCGCTCCTCTAAAATGGCGCCGCCCGTCGCTGAGTAA